In the genome of Trueperaceae bacterium, one region contains:
- a CDS encoding dihydrodipicolinate synthase family protein — MARTELDAVKAQLLRAGTVIPAHPLALTAERRLDERRQRALSRYYLAAGAGGLAVGVHTTQFEIREVGLLEPVLRLAADEAASVGATRPLLLVAGVLGDTEQALAEAELAAGLGYDLALLSFRGLDDLSEAALLRHAERVSAVLPVVGFYLQTAVGGRRLSYDLWRDLAELPGLAAIKIAPFDRYATLDVVRAVAHSSRADAIALYTGNDDAILVDLLTPFVVATPAGSKELSIVGGLLGQWAVWTRAAVMLLDEVKRVRAGAPLTRELLTRAARLTDANAAVFDAANGFHGVIAGVHEVLRRQGLLAGTWCLDPAEGLSAGQAEAIERVSREHADLTDDAFVAAHLGEWLAP; from the coding sequence ATGGCGCGGACAGAGCTCGACGCTGTCAAGGCGCAGCTGCTCCGGGCGGGCACCGTCATCCCGGCCCACCCGCTGGCGCTGACCGCGGAGCGCCGGTTGGACGAGCGGCGCCAACGCGCCCTCAGCCGCTACTACCTCGCGGCCGGCGCGGGCGGCCTGGCCGTCGGCGTGCACACCACCCAGTTCGAGATCCGCGAGGTGGGGCTCCTGGAGCCCGTCCTGCGGTTGGCGGCGGACGAGGCGGCGAGCGTCGGCGCGACGCGCCCGCTGCTGCTCGTGGCCGGCGTGTTGGGCGACACGGAGCAGGCGCTGGCCGAGGCGGAGCTGGCGGCAGGGCTGGGTTACGACCTGGCCCTCCTGAGCTTCCGCGGCCTCGACGACCTGTCGGAGGCGGCGCTGCTGCGCCACGCCGAGAGGGTGTCGGCGGTGCTGCCGGTCGTGGGCTTCTACCTCCAGACGGCCGTGGGGGGGCGGCGCCTCAGCTACGACCTGTGGCGCGACCTGGCGGAGCTGCCGGGGCTGGCGGCCATCAAGATCGCGCCGTTCGACCGCTACGCCACGCTGGACGTCGTGAGGGCCGTGGCTCACTCCTCGCGCGCCGACGCCATCGCCCTGTACACGGGCAACGACGACGCCATCCTCGTGGACCTGCTCACGCCGTTCGTGGTGGCCACCCCGGCGGGAAGCAAGGAGCTGAGCATCGTGGGGGGCCTGCTCGGCCAGTGGGCCGTGTGGACGCGGGCCGCGGTCATGCTCCTGGACGAGGTCAAGCGCGTGCGGGCGGGCGCGCCGCTGACCCGCGAGCTGCTGACGCGCGCCGCGCGCCTCACGGACGCCAACGCGGCCGTGTTCGACGCGGCGAACGGCTTCCACGGGGTGATCGCGGGCGTGCACGAGGTGTTGCGGCGCCAGGGGCTGCTGGCGGGCACTTGGTGTCTCGACCCGGCCGAGGGCCTGTCGGCGGGGCAGGCCGAGGCCATCGAGCGAGTGAGTCGCGAACACGCGGACCTGACGGACGACGCCTTCGTGGCGGCCCACCTGGGGGAGTGGCTGGCGCCTTGA
- a CDS encoding GNAT family N-acetyltransferase — translation MTPPAVAIRQLAGSDLPAAAALSAAVGWNQTAADWRRLHALAARGCLGAWRGAELVGTATLVDYAGRVAWLGMVIVAAAERGRGLGGRLVEEALALAGGGGDGGGGGDGATVVGLDATDLGAPLYERAGFVTVALIDRWGGRLRPGTAPAAASRSTRTRRLTAADLPAVAALDAAVTAVDRAALLHHLLQEDDVAVHGAFTANGLAAFAALRPGREAAHLGPFIATDGEARAAVMAAVAREAAGAPVLVDVVRGEGKAELLVGAGLNVTRTLRRMTRPALPVMTAVGVVAATAFEWG, via the coding sequence TTGACGCCGCCCGCGGTCGCCATCCGCCAGTTGGCCGGCTCGGACCTGCCGGCCGCGGCGGCGTTGTCCGCCGCCGTGGGTTGGAACCAGACGGCGGCGGACTGGCGGCGCCTGCACGCCCTGGCGGCGCGCGGCTGCCTCGGCGCGTGGCGTGGCGCCGAGCTGGTGGGAACGGCCACGCTCGTCGACTACGCCGGCAGGGTGGCGTGGCTCGGCATGGTGATCGTGGCCGCCGCCGAGCGCGGTCGGGGGCTGGGCGGCCGCCTGGTCGAGGAGGCCCTCGCGCTGGCCGGCGGCGGCGGTGACGGTGGGGGCGGCGGTGACGGCGCGACCGTGGTCGGGCTGGACGCCACGGACCTGGGCGCGCCGCTCTACGAGCGCGCCGGGTTCGTGACGGTGGCGCTCATCGACCGGTGGGGCGGCCGCCTGCGGCCGGGCACGGCGCCCGCGGCGGCGTCTCGCTCGACCCGGACGCGGCGCTTGACGGCCGCCGACCTCCCGGCGGTGGCGGCGCTGGATGCCGCCGTGACGGCCGTGGACCGCGCCGCCCTCCTCCATCACCTCTTGCAGGAGGACGACGTGGCCGTGCACGGCGCTTTCACCGCCAATGGGTTGGCGGCCTTCGCGGCGTTGCGGCCGGGGCGGGAGGCGGCCCACCTGGGTCCGTTCATCGCGACCGACGGCGAGGCCCGCGCGGCCGTCATGGCGGCCGTGGCCCGGGAGGCGGCGGGCGCGCCCGTCCTGGTGGACGTGGTGCGGGGCGAGGGCAAGGCCGAGCTGTTGGTCGGCGCCGGCTTGAACGTGACCCGCACGCTGCGGCGCATGACGCGCCCGGCCCTGCCGGTTATGACGGCAGTGGGCGTGGTGGCCGCGACGGCGTTCGAGTGGGGTTGA